A single window of Acetohalobium arabaticum DSM 5501 DNA harbors:
- a CDS encoding PadR family transcriptional regulator — protein sequence MSNYKGKLNRQFPAKISTTAFTSIYILHLLKNNDHLYGQKILDMINEQMDARWQPSRGMVYPLLREMEDQGYVESWWSEPDKRSIRYYRLTEKGAEHLEKMKIKYKSSFREARKIIDTAIDEIYQGNI from the coding sequence ATGAGTAATTACAAAGGAAAGTTAAATCGACAGTTTCCAGCTAAAATAAGCACTACTGCTTTTACTTCGATCTATATTTTACATTTACTAAAAAATAATGACCATCTGTATGGACAGAAGATACTGGATATGATTAATGAGCAGATGGATGCTAGATGGCAGCCGTCAAGAGGAATGGTATATCCTCTGTTACGGGAAATGGAAGATCAGGGTTATGTGGAAAGCTGGTGGTCAGAACCTGATAAGCGTTCGATTAGATATTATCGCTTAACTGAGAAAGGAGCGGAGCATTTAGAAAAGATGAAGATAAAGTATAAAAGTTCCTTTAGAGAAGCAAGAAAGATTATTGACACAGCTATAGATGAAATCTATCAGGGCAATATTTAA
- a CDS encoding homocysteine S-methyltransferase family protein has protein sequence MKSDFLTELESEVLLFDGAMGTQLQQAGLGTDTAPEAWNLENPKAIKKIHKSYLAAGSRVIQTNTFGANCIKLGKYDLEDKVTEINQAAVEIAKEVQKDGYVAGSIGPLGKLFAPMGTLTFREGVDVFAEQIRALVNAGVDVISFETMNDLQELRAAVVAAKEVTSEVPIIAQMTFDENLRSLSGTNPQIAATVLDSLGADIIGANCSLGPQGLLEVLKALNRTTDKPIIIQPNAGLPEIVDGETVYQQSPEEMAEYIKRFVQEGANIIGGCCGTSPEHIKAFAEKLSRLEPKRSAADKKFRLASGMELVELSEDSRSLMIGEQINTDSDKRLTEEIKDQVEAGAQVLNINVDGTDIDGVEIQQVVERVQKTSRASMAIDTADIEVLEAGLEAFVGKALINSVTGREEDLNRILPLAKKYGAGLICSTVDDDGIPGTAEKRVEIAKRIKQQTGEYGIAPEDLLINPVAVTVSSQQEAAIETLQAIKLIKEHLDLKTVLQVDNISDKLPKRLLLDRTFISMALGYGLDAYIIDPLNEEIRETILAAEVLVNRDRDAERYITEF, from the coding sequence ATGAAATCAGATTTTTTAACAGAATTGGAATCGGAAGTTTTATTATTTGATGGGGCCATGGGAACGCAGCTACAGCAGGCAGGATTGGGGACAGATACGGCCCCTGAAGCATGGAATTTAGAGAATCCAAAAGCAATTAAGAAGATTCATAAGAGTTATCTAGCAGCAGGCAGTAGAGTAATTCAGACCAATACCTTTGGTGCCAATTGTATAAAGTTAGGAAAGTACGACCTAGAGGATAAAGTTACAGAGATTAATCAGGCAGCAGTAGAGATAGCTAAAGAGGTGCAGAAGGACGGCTATGTAGCCGGTTCTATAGGGCCGTTGGGTAAGTTATTTGCTCCTATGGGGACTCTAACCTTTAGAGAAGGTGTTGATGTCTTTGCTGAACAGATTAGAGCCTTAGTTAATGCAGGAGTAGATGTAATCAGTTTTGAGACTATGAATGATCTTCAGGAGCTTAGGGCAGCAGTAGTTGCAGCTAAAGAAGTAACCAGTGAGGTGCCGATCATAGCCCAGATGACCTTTGATGAAAATTTGCGGTCTTTAAGCGGAACCAATCCTCAGATAGCAGCAACAGTTCTGGACTCTTTAGGAGCTGATATTATTGGTGCTAACTGCAGTCTAGGGCCGCAGGGTTTATTGGAGGTATTGAAGGCATTGAATCGAACTACTGACAAACCGATAATTATTCAGCCTAATGCTGGGCTGCCTGAAATAGTAGATGGTGAGACAGTATACCAGCAGTCGCCAGAGGAGATGGCTGAGTATATAAAGAGATTTGTTCAGGAAGGTGCAAATATTATTGGTGGCTGCTGCGGAACATCTCCAGAGCATATTAAGGCTTTTGCCGAAAAGCTTAGTCGGTTAGAGCCTAAAAGATCTGCAGCTGATAAGAAGTTCAGATTAGCCAGCGGTATGGAGTTAGTTGAGTTAAGTGAAGACAGCAGAAGTCTAATGATTGGAGAACAGATTAATACTGACAGCGATAAAAGATTAACAGAAGAGATTAAAGACCAGGTGGAAGCTGGTGCCCAGGTTTTAAATATCAATGTAGATGGAACAGATATTGATGGAGTAGAGATACAGCAGGTAGTAGAGAGGGTTCAGAAGACTTCCCGGGCATCGATGGCCATTGATACTGCTGATATAGAAGTGTTAGAAGCTGGCCTGGAAGCATTTGTTGGTAAAGCCTTGATTAATTCAGTTACCGGCCGAGAAGAGGATTTAAATAGGATTTTACCTCTGGCTAAGAAGTATGGTGCCGGCTTAATCTGTTCAACAGTGGATGATGATGGTATTCCTGGTACTGCTGAAAAAAGAGTTGAGATAGCCAAAAGGATCAAACAGCAGACCGGGGAATACGGTATTGCTCCAGAAGATCTATTGATTAATCCAGTAGCTGTAACTGTTAGCAGCCAACAGGAAGCAGCAATTGAGACACTACAGGCTATAAAGCTAATTAAGGAACATCTGGATTTGAAGACGGTACTGCAGGTTGATAATATTTCCGATAAGTTGCCTAAAAGACTGCTTTTAGATCGAACCTTTATATCTATGGCATTAGGCTATGGTTTGGATGCTTATATAATTGATCCTTTGAATGAAGAAATAAGAGAGACAATTTTAGCTGCGGAAGTTTTAGTAAACAGAGACCGAGATGCTGAAAGATATATTACCGAATTTTAA
- a CDS encoding Mur ligase family protein — translation MKEYNNISGVTCDSRKVGAGDAFVAIEGFEDDGNKYIDDAVKQGAEVVYTEREIDHREVQVVKVDNARKILAQLANQVYNSPSESLELVGVTGTNGKTTTTHLIEKLFSGYGFTTGLIGTVKIKLGDKVEEADLTTPGADQICNYMDKMVDNNVDIAAMEVSSHGIKLHRVEGLDFDIVVYTNLTKDHLDLHEDFEDYLATKKELFKQAGEESTALINLDDEYADRIMSGLSAEVITYGFSDRADIQVTEASYDAGGSRFRIESSLASPQQFEIELNLLGRHNIYNALAAAAVGLIYGLSVEEIKAQLKEFNPFFRRLEVIYDDKFTIIDDCAHNPGNYRAVFETIKELDYDRLYIINAIRGNRGITVSRENAEIISKYIPDLNLSKLYITSCEKLANKYDVVSDEEREVFLSTLCDSGLEFEYFDYLHPCLNQTLKQVKSNDLIILLGAHAMDQAADLILNLINNNN, via the coding sequence ATGAAAGAATACAATAATATCTCTGGAGTCACCTGTGATTCACGGAAGGTTGGGGCTGGTGATGCTTTTGTAGCAATTGAGGGTTTTGAGGATGATGGAAATAAATATATAGATGATGCTGTCAAGCAGGGAGCTGAAGTGGTCTATACTGAACGGGAAATAGACCACAGAGAAGTACAGGTAGTTAAAGTTGATAATGCCCGCAAGATTTTGGCCCAATTGGCCAATCAGGTTTATAATTCTCCATCAGAAAGTTTGGAGCTAGTAGGAGTAACAGGTACCAATGGTAAGACAACAACTACTCATTTGATTGAGAAATTATTTTCTGGTTATGGATTTACAACCGGTTTAATTGGAACTGTAAAGATTAAGCTAGGGGATAAGGTTGAAGAAGCAGATTTAACTACTCCTGGTGCTGATCAGATATGTAATTATATGGATAAAATGGTAGATAATAATGTAGATATTGCAGCAATGGAGGTTTCTTCTCATGGAATAAAACTGCATAGAGTTGAAGGACTGGATTTTGATATAGTAGTGTATACTAATTTAACTAAGGATCACTTGGATCTACATGAGGATTTTGAAGACTATTTAGCAACTAAAAAAGAGTTATTTAAACAGGCAGGAGAGGAAAGTACAGCCTTAATCAATCTAGATGATGAGTATGCTGACCGTATTATGTCAGGGTTATCGGCTGAGGTAATTACTTATGGATTTAGCGATAGAGCAGATATACAGGTTACCGAAGCCAGTTATGATGCTGGAGGCAGTAGATTTAGAATTGAAAGTAGCTTAGCTTCTCCTCAGCAGTTTGAGATAGAATTAAATCTGTTGGGGAGACATAATATCTATAATGCGTTAGCAGCAGCAGCTGTCGGTTTAATTTATGGATTAAGTGTTGAAGAGATTAAAGCGCAATTAAAGGAATTTAATCCTTTCTTTAGACGATTAGAAGTTATTTATGATGATAAGTTTACTATTATTGATGATTGTGCCCATAATCCCGGTAACTACAGAGCAGTCTTTGAAACAATTAAAGAATTGGATTATGATAGACTATATATTATAAATGCAATTAGGGGTAACCGAGGTATAACAGTGAGTAGAGAAAACGCAGAAATAATTAGCAAATATATTCCTGATTTAAATCTGTCTAAATTATATATTACTAGCTGTGAAAAATTGGCCAATAAGTATGATGTAGTCTCCGATGAAGAAAGAGAGGTATTTCTTTCCACCCTATGTGATTCTGGACTGGAATTTGAATATTTTGATTATCTGCATCCCTGTCTTAATCAGACACTTAAACAAGTAAAAAGCAATGACCTTATAATATTGTTAGGCGCCCATGCCATGGACCAGGCTGCTGATTTAATCTTAAATTTGATCAATAATAATAATTAA